The DNA window aagaaaggccctgctggaccagacccaggcccatcaagtccagcaggctgttcacacagtggccaagacgactgcagcagcatttatccggcctgtgttccacagcacctaatagcgTGCCTTTCTGACCGACAGTCAAGGCAGACGATACAGTAGAAAGCAAGACAACCAACtggatgtaaggttgccaacctccaggtggggcctggagatcccacgcttttgcaactgatctccaggcaaaagggatccgttcccctggagagaatggctgctggggaggggggagccccgTGGCATCACTGAggcccctccgcaaaccctgccctccccgcccccacccacAAACCCCCCGGAATTTCTCAAGCCGCAGTTGGCAACCGGAGCCCACCAGCGCCTCTCCGTCCGCCATCTCTTCACCTGACGGAGAAGAGGGCACCGCCCGCCCACCGGAAGCGCCCGCGACGCCCGCCTCCTCTCCGCCTATCCCGTCAAGCGATTCTAGGAACAAGCCCCGCCCCTCCCTTCGAGAGTCCGCAGCGTCTCAGCGTTCATTGGACGCGGGTCCGGGtggtattaaaaacaaaaaaccctcagtaAAGATGGCGCTGCCGGTACTTCCGCTCCCTTGTCTGGACGCGACGCCAAGGAGGGGGCGAGAGAGGTGCGCGTCGCAGAGGAAATGACGCCGTTGTCGCGCGACGGGCGCCGGTCTTTCCTGGCGGCTGTGCACGCGCGGGCGATTGCTCGAGGTCAGCgctggcggaggaggaggaggaggaggaggagacccgcGCAAGTGAGGGAGGGGGTGGCGGGGGCGGGTCGCTGCGCCCTGCGTCACCGGCACTGGGGGCGGGTCGCGGGCTGGAAGCGGgcttggggggggcaggaggggggggcGCGCCCCCAGGCCCATGGAAGGTGGGCGCTCCCCATTAGGGGctcctgcttctttctttcctttctttgtatctccttttttctccccaatggggatccagagAAGCTTACACTGCCCTCCTCTctcccgttttatcctcacaacaaccctgcgaggtgggcgaggccgtagggttgccagcctccaggtactagctggagatttgctgtgacgactgatctccaggcgatagagatcagttcccctgggggaaatgaccgtttggactctatggcattgaagtccccaaaccccgccctcctcaggctccgcccaaaaacctcccgccagtggtgaagagggacctggcaatcctactaggcGAAGAGATTTGCCAGATGTTGGCATGTGACGCCTGGACCCTATTTTTGCGTTGCCTCTTCCTTTATCCCATTCTAATCCCTTCTCGTCTTTGCAAGGTGCTCTGGATACCGAGCATAGCTCTTCTCtgtctgtggttgccaacctccaggtaggacatgGAGaactcccagtattacaactgatcccacaCGACAGAGTTTGGcttccttgaagaaaatggcatatttggcaggtggactctggcattatacctctccctaaactctgccctccccaggctccatccctccccctaaatcaccagatatttcccaacccagagctggcaattctacattcctctaccttttttttattGTTCTTACAACAACTTTGTTAGGTAGGTTTTATCCTACCCCAAGCCTTCCTCAAAACTGACACTCAGTAGGGTTTTGagtctttaaaaggtaaaggtcccctgtgcaagcaccgggtcattcctgacccatggggtgacgtcacatcccgacgtttccaaggcagactttgtttgcggggtggtttgccagtgccttccccagcactTAATTGGTTGCGCTTTTCTACAGCAATGACAACCGGGAACTGGGTACAATGTTAAAAAAAGGATTCAGTATGAATTTGCTTGTTCCCAAGGTAATTGAGTAGATATTTCTTTATAGCTGGAGATCCTGATCCTGCAAGCATGTCAGATTTCAGTGCTCTAAGCGCAAAATACACTTCCATAGGATTTCCTGGGTTAATTCAAAATCCATACTTCTAATTTGCCATGAATGAGTTAATCACATTGATTTTTCCTTTAGTGTTTTGAACTCTGGTGAGCACAACGGGAGCTGAGAAGAATCCCAATAGTTGTATAGTTCAGATCTCTTTTACTGAAATGCCATTGTCAATTGCATGGCATTCCCAAGTGGTGCAGGTCCAGCTCATTCATCAAAGGAGATGTGGAAGGAAATGCCTCAGTCTCCTCTCGTGATTCAGTTCCTCTAGGACTGTATTTTTCATTGATTTTTAGCAGATGCTTATTATTAACAGCAACAAGATTTTTCACCCTGTCTTTCTGCCCTTATAGGGCAACTAAGGCTGCTAACAAATTAAGACACACCGATCAAAATCtcaaaaagccattaaaaccaatgcatgaatgcattgtttaaataatttaaaatcagAGCTTAAAGTAAGTACCAAAGCTAAAAGCTGCAGTTAAAACATTTGGGAGGAAGGAGAAATCAGGCCACTTTCCTGTGCTGTAGAGCTCGTATGATTCTCATTGTACTTTATTTGGCATTCTTGCATCCCTTTATTTTTGCTCAGCGGGTCTCTTTCCGAGTGTTGTATCCAGAATTTATTGCAGGGCTCTAAAATGGATCTCAGTGCTGTCTAGAGTGGTGTATTTATTTCCCTAGGCTTGGAAATGGTGTTTTGTACATTCTGGCAaccttgtgtttttctttttcctttttctgtttgaTCTTATGCAGAACCTTGGAAATGATATGTTGATGTCAATACCACTCTCTCCCACCCTCATCCCTCCCTAGAgatataaaatggctgccaagttgaTGCAGCGCTGCCATCGATTGTTTGGTCTCTCGTCTCCCTTGTGCATCCACACGAATGCAATGTGTGCAGGGAGCAAGATGGTAATTTCTAGAGCACCATCCCAGATCCCTCTTGCCTCATTCAGAGTTCTGAGCTTCACGCAACGAACAGACAAACTCTCAGTCCAAGAGCAAGTATACAGAACTCCCCACAACCGCGATGAGATGGAAGGCCTCATTGGCTCAGCAGCCACCATAGAGGACCTCTTGCATTGCGGGGAACTTCACCACGTAAACGCAAACCAGGCTGCCTTAATAATCACCCGGCTCTCCCGTATGGTGGTGGAACAAAAATTGGAACCTGGCAGTGTTTTGGAGGATGCACGCTTCCAGCGCCTGCTTCAAACTGTGCATACTGAGGTAGGTTCCATAgctctggagagagtggacaaaaaACCCTTTCCTGGGAAAAGCTGATTACAGGGGCAAGAAGTGTTGTAATAATGCACCTGATTCCCAAGGTTAGACCCGGCCACAGGGATCTGCTGAGACTGGGCCTTTCTCTTTCAGGCACTACTTGTTGTGCTGAGCAAATAGCCATTCGTTCATAGCTCAGGCTTAtaggtagtggatagctcaatgaaggcatcaacccagtgtgcggctgctgtaaaaaaggcagattccatgctggccataactaGACAAGGACTAAaggataaaactgctgctgttatACTGGCCTAgtacaaatttatggtgagaccacacttggaatactgtgtacagttctggtcaccacacttcaaaaaagatattgcagagcttgaggaggtgcagaaaagagcaaccaaaatgatcaaggggctagagcaactgcgctatgaggagcagttaaaacacttagggctgtttagcttagaaagaaggcggtttaggggagacatgataaaggtctagaaaattatgcatggtttggagagagtggatagggagaagtttttctccctctctcagtatTAGATCACagggtcatcggctgaagctggagggtgagagattcaaaattgataaaaggaagtatttcttcatgcaatgcatagttaagttgtggaactccctgccccaggatgtggtgatagctgccaacttggaaggccttaagaggggagtggacatgttcatggaggagagggctatccatagcgaatagtcaaaatggatactagtcatgatgcatacctgtactctccaggatcagaggcgcaggcctattatcttaagtgctgtggaacacaggcaggataatgctgctgcagaagtcttgtttgtgggcttcctagaggcacctggttggccatcaGATCCCAGAAGAGGCTGAGCAGAACTTTCTATTATTGGAGTGGGCGGGCTTGTCACAAATTTAGCCATAGTATCAATTTTCACGTTATATCCTTGAGAACTTCCTCTCTCTTCTTGACTATCAGTTGcttataaaatgctttttatacTGTGTGTCCTCCCAAAAAAGGGAGTACCAGGAAGTTTACAGAAACAATTCTCCCAAGACAGGCCATAAACCCCAGCATGCTCATCAAAGAGTAAATGTTTAAACCAAGTATAGTTTACCAAGCTGGCAGTCTAAAAAGCAGCAGGCGGCAATTTAACTAAACATTCTTCCGGCTTGGTTTCATTGGGCACAGTGGGAAACactgcacccacacacacaccagcgtggttaagagtggtggtttggagtggtggattctgatctgaagaaccgggtttgattccccactcttccacatgagcagtggaggctaatctggtgaaccaggttggtttcccctctcctacacacgaagccaactgggtgaccttgggctagtcacagctctctcagccccacatacctcacagggtgtctgttgtggggaggggaagggaaggtgattgtaagctggtttgattctcccttaagtggtagagaaaatcggcatataaaaaccagctcttcttctatctGCATCCAATATCTTACCTGCCTTCCTGTTGTCTCCAGATCTCTCACGTCTGGAACACAGCTTTGGTGAACCTCCTGAAGAGCCTCTCTTTGCTGGGCCTGGAGCACAACAAGTGGCGCTCGGTAGAGCAGGAGGTGCGGTGGCGGCTGAGGCGCCTGCCCTTCAGGCAACTGGCCTCCCTGGCTGAGCACTTGGCAGTGGGAGCTCGCAGGGGCGAGCCGAGTGACCTTCTGGACGACCTGCTGAAGCAGCTGGAGCTGCGCTGGACAGAGATCGAGGACCCCCGGACTCTGGTCACGCTGATGGCCAAAGTGGGGGCTTTCTCTCCGGCCCTGATGGACCGTCTGGAGGACAAGGTACAGGTGGAGGGGCGGCTGCAGACCGGCTTGGGAGGAGGTGTTGCAGGGGGATTCCCTAGTGCAGAACTCACTCATTTTAGGCCCCTGTTCTTGGGCAGCCAGACCcttccagccccaccccaaacgATGCTCCTATAGGGCTGTTGGTGAGTCCTGCCTGGGCCCACCAGAGATTCTGCAGCTGTGTCAAATTCATTGCTCACCTTTTCCGTGGTGAGGATTGGTCCAAACAGTTGCCACAGTAAATACCTGTAGCTCATGGGCCTCGGAGTTCTTTGTGGGCTCCGGGGATAGTTTTGCTGCAGACAGGCGGTGGCACCCCAGGGCCAAGCAACCAATACACAGGGGAGTCATGGCTttgtgatagagcatctgcttggtgtgcagaaggtccccggttcgatccccagcatctctagttaaagggactaggcaagtaggtgatgtgaaagacctcagcctgagaccctggagagccggtgccggtctgggtagacaatactgactttgatggaccgagggtctgattcagtataaggcagcttcatgtgtccatgtgtgtccATGGAGGGTTTTGCTCAGCACCTGAAGGCTCGTAATGTAACCTTGGGGTTTAATGTCATGAAACCTGTGCACAGTGTTTATGTTCCCCATGCCCATTTGCCAGTTTCTCATGCCAAACACATTCGCCAACAGGGCTTAGAGCTGGCAGAGCAGTTCAGTCCCGAGGATGCTCGGAAAATAGCCATGGCGTTAGCATTTCAGAACCGGCGGTCCATCCCTCTGCTCCGGGCCATTTCGTACCACTTGGTCCAGAAGCATTTCACGCTGAGCACTGGCGTCCTCCTCGACGTGGCTTTCGCCTACGGTAAGTTAAAAAATAACATAGAAAGGCCATACACAAATAATGAAATATAAATGTCTAATTATCTCATATACAACGGATGACACAAAGATTATACTGTACAATCCACAGAAACCAAACGTGTCAATCAACACAGGAGTTGTACATGAGACAGAACAATCTATAGAAAAACTCTGTGGTGCATAACAGGACTCAGAGTCCAATAACTGGATAAAACGTGTTGTTCGCAAAAGGCCAGTCACCCACAACGCCAGCAGGCGTGTAACGTAGGTGCCAAATTGAAAATCTCCTAtggtaagcagcagcagcagctggtctCTCCTCTCAGGCCCTTCTTTGGGTCTCCGCTGTGACTGGTTCCTTTGTCCTGACCTCGGGCTGTCAGAGGGGTTTTTAAGGGGCAGCTGCTTTGCCACAGGCTGTTCCAGATTGCGCTCTGTTGCTGTCTCAATTGCCAGTGGGGCGTTGGGTAGTGTACAGAGTCCAGAAGTGGCTTGTTTCCTT is part of the Euleptes europaea isolate rEulEur1 chromosome 11, rEulEur1.hap1, whole genome shotgun sequence genome and encodes:
- the TBRG4 gene encoding FAST kinase domain-containing protein 4; translated protein: MTPLSRDGRRSFLAAVHARAIARGALDTEHSSSLSVVANLQRYKMAAKLMQRCHRLFGLSSPLCIHTNAMCAGSKMVISRAPSQIPLASFRVLSFTQRTDKLSVQEQVYRTPHNRDEMEGLIGSAATIEDLLHCGELHHVNANQAALIITRLSRMVVEQKLEPGSVLEDARFQRLLQTVHTEISHVWNTALVNLLKSLSLLGLEHNKWRSVEQEVRWRLRRLPFRQLASLAEHLAVGARRGEPSDLLDDLLKQLELRWTEIEDPRTLVTLMAKVGAFSPALMDRLEDKGLELAEQFSPEDARKIAMALAFQNRRSIPLLRAISYHLVQKHFTLSTGVLLDVAFAYGKLNFHQTQVFQKIASDLHPRVAEMAPWDVVRCLKSFAFLKWLNLPLFEAFAQYTVDNAHKFSPVHLSNVVLAFARLNFQPSCGEAFFSTIQGHLDDHLDFLDPYLLVDLVWSLCVLQQAKAGHLRTVLVPEFCAHFLGDQSPKGQNYQLKLIHVNSTARLECAGYDGPLLPQEVLGIKELQGERKATPLQSSLKETLQSVAGDEAKARFEVDTVYGWQLDAEMVLNSDSQPLPVADFDAPHLLQPGGSKPLPPGARRLAFLRWEFPNFSNRSKDLLGRFAMARRHLQVAGFLLVDVPYYEWLDLKSEWQKAAFLRDRMNKAVAEDMAK